A single Theropithecus gelada isolate Dixy chromosome 7b, Tgel_1.0, whole genome shotgun sequence DNA region contains:
- the LOC112629248 gene encoding olfactory receptor 4K15: MLTSLTDLCFSPIQVTETKSLPKSMNETNHSRVTEFVLLGLSSSRELQSFLFLIFSLFYLAILLGNFLIILTVTSDSRLHTPMYFLLANLSFIDVCVASFATPKMIADSLVEHKTISFDACLAQIFFVHLFTGSEMVLLVSMAYDRYVAICKPLHYMTIMSRRVCVVLVLISWFVGFIHTTSQLAFTVNLPFCGPNKVDSFFCDLPLVTKLACTDTYVVSLLIVADSGFLSLSSFLLLVVSYTVILVTVRNRSSASMAKARSTLTAHITVVTLFFGPCIFIYVWPFSSYSVDKVLAVFYTIFTPILNPVIYTLRNKEVKAAMSKLKSRYLKPGQVSVVIRNALS, translated from the coding sequence ATGCTCACTTCATTAACTGACCTCTGTTTCTCTCCTATTCAGGTAACTGAAACTAAGTCCCTTCCAAAATCAATGAATGAGACAAATCATTCTCGGGTGACAGAATTTGTATTGCTGGGACTGTCTAGTTCAAGAGAGCTCCaatctttcttgtttcttatattttcactattttatctAGCAATTCTGTTGGGCAACTTTCTCATCATCCTCACTGTGACCTCAGATTCCCGCCTTCACACCCCTATGTACTTTCTGCTTGCAAACCTGTCATTTATAGACGTATGTGTTGCCTCTTTTGCTACCCCTAAAATGATTGCAGACTCCCTAGTTGAGCACAAGACTATTTCTTTTGATGCCTGCCTGGCCCAGATTTTCTTTGTTCATCTCTTCACTGGCAGTGAAATGGTACTCCTAGTTTCCATGGCCTATGACCGTTATGTTGCTATATGCAAACCTCTCCACTACATGACGATCATGAGCCGCCGCGTATGTGTTGTGCTTGTTCTCATTTCCTGGTTTGTGGGCTTCATCCATACTACGAGCCAGTTAGCATTCACTGTTAACCTGCCATTTTGTGGTCCTAATAAGGTAGATAGTTTTTTCTGTGACCTTCCTCTAGTGACCAAGTTAGCCTGCACAGACACTTATGTTGTCAGCCTACTAATAGTTGCAGATAGTGGCTTTCTctctctgagttcctttctcCTCTTGGTTGTCTCCTACACTGTAATACTTGTTACGGTTAGGAATCGGTCCTCTGCGAGCATGGCGAAGGCCCGCTCCACATTGACTGCTCACATCACTGTGGTCACTTTATTCTTTGGACCGTGCATTTTCATCTACGTGTGGCCCTTCAGCAGTTACTCAGTTGACAAAGTCCTTGCTGTATTCTACACCATCTTCACGCCTATTTTAAATCCTGTAATCTACACGCTAAGAAACAAAGAAGTGAAGGCAGCTATGTCAAAACTGAAGAGTCGGTATTTGAAGCCTGGTCAGGTTTCTGTAGTCATAAGAAATGCTCTTTCCTAG